The proteins below come from a single Paludibacter jiangxiensis genomic window:
- a CDS encoding transposase, with protein sequence MHRYKPEIHHRRSIRLKGYDYSQAGLYFITICVQDRTCLFGTVVNGKMALNEAGKIAVSCWLDIPAHFPNVTLHEYVVMPNHIHGIIELSGTSVGAKNISTEKTTENISSDETTGSGTENETAGIGTKNISTDSSETGTPDNWAKNFSPQRTESPQRTEPSESEPSNPRGTSQTIGSVVRGFKIGVTKWMRQNSNVHHVWQRNYYEHIIRDELSYIRIARYINENPAKWQGDKFYGV encoded by the coding sequence ATGCACCGTTACAAACCCGAAATACACCATCGCCGTTCCATCCGGCTGAAAGGATACGATTATTCGCAGGCCGGATTATATTTTATCACGATATGCGTACAGGATAGAACGTGTTTGTTTGGAACGGTGGTCAACGGGAAAATGGCATTGAACGAGGCGGGTAAAATCGCCGTCAGTTGTTGGTTGGATATTCCCGCCCATTTTCCAAACGTAACGTTACACGAATACGTGGTAATGCCCAACCACATTCACGGCATCATCGAATTATCCGGAACGTCCGTAGGGGCGAAAAACATTTCGACCGAAAAAACGACCGAAAATATTTCGTCCGACGAAACGACCGGTTCCGGGACGGAAAACGAAACGGCCGGGATAGGAACGAAAAATATTTCAACCGATTCGTCCGAAACCGGTACGCCGGATAACTGGGCGAAAAATTTTTCGCCCCAACGAACCGAATCGCCCCAACGGACGGAACCGTCGGAATCCGAACCGTCGAATCCGCGCGGGACGTCACAAACCATCGGGTCGGTAGTACGGGGATTCAAAATCGGGGTAACAAAATGGATGCGTCAAAATTCGAACGTACACCACGTTTGGCAACGCAATTATTACGAACACATTATCCGCGACGAATTGTCGTATATCCGCATTGCCCGTTACATCAACGAAAACCCCGCAAAATGGCAAGGCGATAAATTTTATGGCGTCTGA
- a CDS encoding 2,3-bisphosphoglycerate-dependent phosphoglycerate mutase, protein MSKLILIRHGQSVWNKKNVFTGWVDVPLSREGVDEALKAGEQIAGIEFDVIFTSVQIRAIETAMIAMAANNSQKTPVVIHTEGKMAEWTTIYNDAMSRNVIPVYRDWHLNERYYGELQGKNKAETAEVYGEEQVHIWRRSYDVAPPAGECLKDTAERTIPFFTETILPQLQAGKNVLVSAHGNSLRSIVMHIDGLSEEEVLKLEIPTGVPLYFEYKDGVVKRAM, encoded by the coding sequence ATGTCAAAACTTATATTGATACGTCACGGACAATCGGTCTGGAACAAAAAGAATGTATTTACGGGATGGGTAGACGTGCCTCTCTCCCGCGAAGGTGTGGACGAAGCCTTGAAAGCCGGTGAACAGATTGCCGGCATCGAATTCGATGTGATATTTACTTCGGTGCAGATACGCGCCATCGAAACGGCCATGATTGCTATGGCGGCCAATAATAGCCAAAAGACTCCGGTGGTGATTCACACTGAAGGAAAGATGGCCGAATGGACTACCATTTACAACGATGCCATGAGCAGGAATGTGATTCCGGTTTATCGCGACTGGCACCTGAACGAACGGTATTACGGGGAGCTTCAGGGAAAGAACAAAGCCGAAACGGCGGAGGTGTACGGCGAAGAACAGGTGCACATCTGGCGGCGCAGTTACGATGTGGCTCCTCCTGCCGGCGAGTGTTTGAAAGATACGGCAGAACGAACCATTCCGTTTTTTACCGAAACGATTCTGCCGCAGTTGCAGGCCGGAAAAAATGTGTTGGTGTCGGCGCATGGCAACAGCTTGCGGTCGATTGTGATGCACATCGACGGCCTGTCGGAAGAAGAGGTGCTCAAGCTGGAAATACCGACCGGCGTTCCGCTCTATTTCGAATACAAAGATGGCGTTGTAAAACGAGCCATGTGA
- a CDS encoding RNA polymerase sigma factor encodes MEDQQQHFVSLIEQNKALIYKFCYMYANEADTPQDLFQEVIINLWKGYPTFRGDCKVQTWIYRIALNTCVTFMRKSGSRPKTTALSEDLIVYDDATDASQIKELYTLINRLNEIEKAIVLLYLEERSYDEIAQIVGITRNNVGVRINRIKEKLSQMSNC; translated from the coding sequence ATGGAAGATCAACAACAACATTTTGTGTCACTGATTGAGCAAAACAAAGCGTTGATATACAAGTTTTGCTATATGTACGCCAACGAAGCCGATACTCCGCAAGATCTTTTTCAGGAGGTGATAATCAATTTGTGGAAGGGATACCCGACGTTTCGGGGCGATTGCAAGGTGCAGACCTGGATATATCGTATTGCGCTGAATACCTGCGTGACATTTATGCGGAAATCCGGTTCTAGGCCCAAAACTACCGCTTTGTCGGAGGATCTGATCGTGTACGACGATGCAACCGATGCCTCGCAAATAAAGGAGCTCTACACCCTGATTAACCGCCTGAACGAAATAGAGAAAGCGATCGTATTGCTCTATCTCGAAGAACGTTCGTATGATGAAATTGCTCAGATAGTGGGGATTACCCGCAATAATGTTGGCGTGCGCATCAATCGTATCAAAGAGAAATTGTCTCAAATGTCGAATTGTTAA
- a CDS encoding ABC transporter substrate-binding protein, protein MLKRLLLLGFVLSFGCAMLLAAPAKRIISLSPSLTKNLQYLGDEQELVGCTSYCKTTRKVNVVATAVKVNVEKVVSLKPDLVVASSMTPPETVAQLKKFGIQVVMFPMPKSYAEICAQFRQLSRLVGREAVADKVLQSVQQRIDRVKARKADGRKIFIQLGVDPLFAVIPNTFLNDYISLAGGRNIAEGMTSGSITREAVLLKNPSVIFIVTMGNIDREEKQRWEKFSNLEAVRKKKVIVIDSNMACVPTPVTFAETLEVMMKALR, encoded by the coding sequence ATGCTTAAACGTTTATTGCTCCTCGGATTCGTCCTTTCATTCGGATGTGCTATGCTATTGGCAGCACCTGCCAAACGAATCATCTCTCTATCTCCCTCATTGACAAAAAACCTGCAATATCTCGGCGATGAACAGGAGCTGGTGGGTTGTACCAGTTACTGTAAAACCACCCGCAAGGTGAACGTGGTAGCCACGGCTGTCAAGGTGAACGTAGAAAAAGTGGTGTCGCTTAAGCCCGATCTGGTGGTTGCTTCCTCGATGACTCCTCCCGAAACCGTTGCGCAACTGAAAAAGTTTGGTATTCAGGTTGTGATGTTCCCTATGCCGAAGTCGTATGCCGAAATCTGTGCGCAGTTCAGGCAACTGAGTCGGTTGGTGGGGCGCGAAGCCGTTGCCGACAAGGTGTTGCAGTCGGTACAGCAGCGCATCGACCGTGTGAAAGCCCGCAAAGCCGATGGACGCAAGATATTTATCCAACTTGGTGTCGATCCTCTTTTTGCAGTAATTCCCAATACTTTTCTGAACGATTATATTTCGCTGGCCGGTGGCCGGAACATTGCCGAAGGAATGACTTCGGGTTCCATCACCCGCGAAGCAGTGTTGCTCAAAAATCCGTCGGTGATCTTTATTGTTACCATGGGCAATATCGATCGGGAGGAGAAGCAGCGATGGGAGAAATTCTCCAATCTGGAGGCTGTCCGCAAAAAGAAGGTCATTGTGATCGATTCCAATATGGCTTGCGTGCCCACTCCCGTCACTTTTGCCGAAACGCTGGAGGTGATGATGAAGGCGTTGAGATAG
- a CDS encoding DUF6660 family protein: MMKLLAYILSFYVILLTLMPCVDLPQDNRLHRQEITAQTSTTHHDYQDICSPFCTCNCCSGPVVCTSVKIEINGAIAEPRRFSSYLPASEFNLYCSIWQPPKLG; encoded by the coding sequence ATGATGAAACTGCTGGCTTACATATTATCCTTTTATGTTATTCTGCTTACGCTGATGCCCTGCGTGGATCTGCCGCAGGACAACCGTCTGCATCGACAGGAGATAACTGCCCAAACCAGTACTACACATCATGATTATCAGGATATCTGTTCTCCTTTCTGTACCTGCAATTGCTGCTCCGGACCTGTAGTATGTACTTCTGTTAAAATTGAAATCAACGGTGCTATTGCAGAACCACGCAGATTTTCGAGCTACCTTCCTGCATCCGAATTCAACCTCTACTGTTCGATCTGGCAACCGCCCAAGCTGGGTTAA
- a CDS encoding threonine/serine ThrE exporter family protein, which produces MTTKTFSMDQVKFVAEYAAHLMGCGIHTSRVIRNTKRLGDALNFDVNISVFQKSIILTIQKNETQQIFSEVIEIPALPISFEHNSELSGLSWEAVDRKLSFEEIKAKYEKIVSAPRMNQWLVLLLVGLANASFCRLFGGDWLSMLIVCIATFAGFYTRLFLQARKINHYIIFIVSAFIASMLSSTALLFNTTSDIALATSVLYLIPGVPLINGVIDIIEGHTLTGISRLTNAFLLIICIAIGLSFTLFLFTNRLV; this is translated from the coding sequence ATTACAACCAAGACATTTTCAATGGATCAAGTAAAATTTGTCGCTGAATATGCCGCTCACCTAATGGGTTGTGGCATACACACTTCCAGAGTGATCCGGAATACAAAGCGATTGGGCGACGCGTTGAATTTTGATGTAAATATCAGCGTATTCCAAAAGAGCATTATTCTGACTATTCAAAAAAACGAAACCCAACAGATTTTTAGTGAAGTAATTGAGATTCCGGCGCTACCCATCAGCTTTGAGCACAACTCCGAACTCAGCGGTCTGAGCTGGGAAGCGGTGGACAGAAAACTCTCATTCGAGGAGATCAAGGCGAAATACGAAAAGATTGTTTCCGCACCCAGAATGAACCAGTGGCTGGTTTTACTGCTGGTAGGTCTTGCCAACGCCTCTTTCTGCCGCCTGTTCGGTGGCGACTGGCTTTCGATGCTCATTGTATGCATTGCCACATTTGCAGGCTTCTACACCCGGCTGTTTCTTCAAGCACGCAAGATAAACCATTACATCATCTTTATCGTTTCGGCCTTTATCGCCTCCATGCTGTCGTCGACCGCTCTGCTGTTCAACACCACTTCCGACATTGCGCTTGCCACCAGCGTGTTGTATCTCATTCCAGGCGTTCCCCTAATCAACGGCGTGATCGACATTATTGAAGGGCATACCCTTACCGGCATCAGTCGGCTTACGAATGCCTTTTTGCTTATCATCTGCATTGCCATCGGCCTTTCTTTCACGTTATTCCTCTTTACCAATCGCTTAGTATGA
- a CDS encoding class I SAM-dependent methyltransferase: MSNENSSIHDFDFDLICEYFASIDRQGPGSPEVTLKALSFVDNLTEHSRIADIGCGTGGQTMVLAQHAPGETTGIDLFPRFINLFNTNAAALNLQHRVKGIVGSMDNLPFQDEELDLIWSEGAIYNIGFERGVNEWRRFLKSGGYLAVTEASWFTDERPEEIDSFWKNAYPEIDTIAVKTAQLQKAGYVPVATFILPEECWTDHFYVQQAAVQDNFLTKYAGNATAEELVAYQRHEAELYRKYKAYYGYVFYIGRKI; this comes from the coding sequence ATGAGTAACGAAAATAGTTCTATCCACGACTTCGACTTCGATTTAATCTGTGAATATTTTGCGAGTATCGACCGTCAGGGGCCGGGCAGCCCCGAAGTGACCCTGAAAGCGCTCAGTTTTGTAGATAACCTGACCGAACATTCGCGCATTGCCGACATCGGTTGCGGAACGGGAGGTCAGACAATGGTGCTGGCACAACATGCTCCCGGAGAGACTACCGGTATCGACCTCTTCCCGCGCTTTATCAACCTGTTCAATACCAATGCTGCGGCGCTGAATTTGCAGCATCGGGTGAAAGGTATCGTCGGCTCGATGGATAATCTGCCTTTTCAGGATGAAGAGCTGGATCTGATTTGGTCGGAAGGTGCCATTTACAACATTGGTTTCGAGCGGGGCGTGAACGAATGGCGTCGTTTCCTGAAGAGTGGGGGTTATCTTGCCGTTACCGAGGCATCATGGTTTACCGACGAACGCCCGGAAGAGATTGATTCCTTCTGGAAGAATGCATATCCCGAAATCGATACCATTGCGGTGAAGACGGCTCAGCTTCAGAAGGCTGGTTACGTACCTGTGGCTACGTTTATCCTGCCCGAGGAATGCTGGACCGATCACTTTTATGTGCAGCAGGCTGCCGTGCAGGACAATTTTCTGACTAAATATGCCGGTAACGCTACTGCCGAAGAGTTGGTTGCCTATCAGCGACACGAAGCAGAGCTCTATCGTAAATACAAGGCCTATTACGGTTACGTATTTTATATCGGTCGGAAGATCTGA
- a CDS encoding threonine/serine exporter family protein, with protein sequence MIIFDILSDGLFGAIAAIGFGAISNPPKRAFKFIALLGAIGHACRFCLMTYLHVDIASASLVSGLIIGFGSLLLGKPIYCPTTVIFIPALLPMIPGKYAYNTIFSQIMFLQNINQPDLKAKYMEMFFSNGMVTLTVIFLLAIGATLPMFIFHSRSHSLTRRAYK encoded by the coding sequence ATGATAATTTTCGATATACTCTCAGACGGATTATTCGGCGCCATCGCAGCCATCGGTTTCGGCGCCATCTCCAATCCCCCGAAACGGGCCTTCAAGTTTATTGCTCTACTGGGCGCTATCGGTCATGCCTGTCGCTTTTGCCTGATGACGTACCTGCATGTGGACATTGCTTCGGCTTCGCTTGTCAGCGGATTGATTATTGGTTTCGGCAGTCTTTTGCTCGGCAAACCGATCTATTGTCCTACAACCGTGATTTTTATTCCGGCGCTGTTGCCCATGATTCCGGGAAAATATGCCTATAACACCATCTTTTCTCAGATCATGTTTTTGCAAAATATCAATCAACCCGATTTAAAGGCGAAATACATGGAAATGTTTTTCTCAAATGGTATGGTTACCCTGACGGTTATCTTTTTGCTGGCCATCGGAGCCACCCTGCCAATGTTTATTTTCCACTCCCGTTCGCATTCATTGACCCGACGGGCGTATAAATAA